In Paraglaciecola sp. T6c, the sequence GTCCATTCATTTAGATTCGATAAAAACTCGCCTCGTATTAATTATCACAGTGTGTGTTTTAGGCATGCTGCTATTGGTAGGAAGCCAAATTTATTACACCCAAAAACTGGTTGATTTAAATGAGAAAAATAAATCTCTTCTGCGCCTCGGCCAAGATTTCTTGCAATTAAGAAGACATGAAAAAGACTTTTTACTGCGCCTCGATACCACCTATGTGGATAAATTTAATCAGCAAACGGATCAATTCCTCACCCAGTTAGTCGCGATACAGAAAGCAGATGAGCACTCTGGGGCCAATCAAGCCATTTTTACCCAGTTACTGGCTAGTCTGCCTCTGTACCAGCAACAATTTAACACCTTAGTAGAGATGCGAGTGGCTATGGGGCTTGATGAAAATAGCGGATACCAAGGTGCCTTTCGAGAAGCGACCCACGCCTTGGAAGCCAAAATAACCCAAGCAAATTTGCAATACATGCACCAATTGCTGTTACAAATACGCAGAGCCGAAAAAGATTTTCTACTTCGTAAAGACATGGGCTATGTGGATAAAGAACTGAACTTGTACTCTTCCCTAAGACAACGAATTGAAACCCAGCCCGCATCTATGTATGCGCAACTTATGCCTCTTCTGACTCAATATCAGCAACAATTCATGCAATTAGTGGATGCTTATCGCCATGTCGGACTCGATCATAACAGCGGGCTTCAGGGACGCTTTCGTAATCAAGCGCATTTGGTAGAGCAAAACTTTATTAATTTAGATCAGCAGCTACAGCACCAAGTCAGTAAAGCTCAGCAACACGTAGAAATAACGAGCATCATCATCTTGCTTATCACCTCGGTTGTACTGATCATTTTACTTGTACGTAGCTTTTTGACGTTGCAACGGGCGTTTAGCAATTTTGTGATGTTTTTCTATCGCTGTAAGCGCGAATACCAGCATATGGATGAGAAAAACATGGGCTTCTCAGAGTTTAAATATCTCGCCACCATCGCCAATGAAATGATCGACTCTCGTCGGCAAATGGAGCGGGAACTGCGATCAGCGCAAGAGGAAATCAGTCGCTTAAAGCAAGAACACAGAGCAACTATTACCGGCTAAATAAGACGCACTAAAGGAATTCCTGCTGCAGCCTATTAACGATAGCGACATTAGCAGCCGGAAAATCAAAATCGCTCAATTGGGCAATATTCACCCAGCGACTAATTTGCCCTTCTAAATGTATTGGCTCGCCGCTGAATTCATCGACGAGTTGAATATGTAAGCGAACGCATTTGTCACCATAGTCGTGCTCTATCAACATATAGTCTTGCACGTGCGTAACGTGAATACCGACTTCTTCTTGTAGTTCTCGTGTTAACGCTTGAGCAGGAGTCTCACCTCTTTCTTGTTTGCCTCCTGGGAATTCCCACTTACCACCTTGATGCAGGTCGTCCGCTCGCTTGCTGATATATATCTCTTGTTCGCGTTTTATTA encodes:
- the mutT gene encoding 8-oxo-dGTP diphosphatase MutT gives rise to the protein MKVIDVAVGVIKREQEIYISKRADDLHQGGKWEFPGGKQERGETPAQALTRELQEEVGIHVTHVQDYMLIEHDYGDKCVRLHIQLVDEFSGEPIHLEGQISRWVNIAQLSDFDFPAANVAIVNRLQQEFL